One segment of Halomonas sp. TD01 DNA contains the following:
- the crcB gene encoding fluoride efflux transporter CrcB, with amino-acid sequence MSWQAYLAVGIGSGIGSALRYGVSLVSLAAFGGYFPWGTLLVNVLGSGVIGWVAATASRFPNAKLAHWQPLLVAGFCGGFTTFSLFSLETLHLIQQGLSGLALLYIFVSLPLWLLAAWLGERIALSRL; translated from the coding sequence ATGAGCTGGCAAGCTTACCTAGCCGTCGGGATTGGCAGCGGGATTGGCAGTGCACTTCGCTACGGGGTATCTCTCGTGTCTTTGGCAGCGTTTGGCGGCTATTTCCCCTGGGGCACGCTATTAGTTAACGTGCTGGGCTCTGGGGTCATCGGTTGGGTTGCCGCTACCGCCTCGCGTTTTCCTAACGCCAAGCTGGCGCACTGGCAGCCGCTGTTAGTCGCCGGCTTTTGTGGCGGCTTTACCACGTTTTCACTTTTTAGCCTGGAAACCTTGCACCTTATTCAGCAAGGACTCTCTGGGCTAGCGCTGCTTTATATATTCGTCAGCCTACCGCTTTGGTTACTGGCGGCCTGGCTAGGAGAACGTATAGCGCTTTCTCGTCTATAA
- the crcB gene encoding fluoride efflux transporter CrcB → MGHGIASMLLVALGGALGGMSRYAVSNLMAHLLGKTFPWGTLLVNASGAFIAGGLLGYYGVPTTQPLWLFAIAGLLGGYTTVSSFSLQTIELWQSGQALRAALNIAATLLLGMVMVTLGWLLAMGLLL, encoded by the coding sequence ATGGGGCATGGTATCGCGAGCATGCTACTGGTAGCACTTGGCGGCGCGTTGGGCGGCATGAGTCGCTATGCCGTGTCTAACCTTATGGCCCACCTGCTGGGCAAAACCTTCCCATGGGGCACCTTACTGGTGAATGCCAGCGGTGCGTTTATAGCGGGCGGGCTACTCGGATACTACGGCGTGCCAACCACACAGCCGCTGTGGCTATTTGCTATTGCAGGCCTGTTAGGTGGCTACACCACTGTTTCTTCATTTAGCTTACAAACTATTGAGCTATGGCAAAGCGGCCAAGCGCTGCGTGCCGCCTTAAATATTGCCGCTACTTTACTGCTGGGCATGGTGATGGTCACGCTCGGTTGGCTATTGGCTATGGGGTTGCTGCTATGA
- a CDS encoding universal stress protein translates to MSDRVFAAIDGSQYSESICDYAVWAAKALDAPLSFIHTLDNHSQVTEPDLTGNLGLGTREHLLEKLSDIEEQRAKVAREQGRYMLDAAKVRAMKAGITDPLCLQRNGTLVETLVENEKEMRLLVLGKRGETAHQASGHLGSNLERVVREMHRPLLMVPKQFTQPKNVMMAFDGSKTARKGVEMLAKSPLFEGAACHVVIVGAETAENRSQLEWAIDVLESAGHHAEGAIRAGEVEETLRAYKQEHGIDLLVMGAYGHSRIRHLLVGSTTTAMLRNAHLPVLILR, encoded by the coding sequence ATGTCTGATCGCGTGTTCGCCGCTATTGATGGATCTCAGTATTCGGAAAGTATCTGTGATTATGCTGTCTGGGCCGCCAAGGCACTTGATGCGCCATTAAGCTTTATTCATACCCTGGATAACCACTCTCAGGTGACAGAGCCTGATCTAACCGGGAATTTAGGCTTAGGGACTCGAGAGCATTTGCTAGAAAAGCTATCTGATATTGAAGAACAGCGCGCGAAAGTTGCCCGTGAGCAGGGGCGTTATATGCTCGATGCGGCAAAAGTACGCGCAATGAAAGCCGGTATTACGGATCCACTCTGCCTTCAGCGTAACGGTACGCTGGTAGAAACCTTGGTTGAAAACGAAAAAGAGATGCGCTTACTGGTGTTAGGCAAGCGTGGCGAAACCGCGCATCAAGCTAGCGGCCATCTAGGCTCCAATCTTGAACGCGTCGTGCGCGAGATGCATCGCCCTCTATTGATGGTGCCTAAGCAGTTTACGCAACCTAAAAACGTGATGATGGCGTTTGATGGAAGCAAAACGGCCCGCAAAGGCGTTGAGATGCTGGCCAAAAGCCCGCTCTTTGAAGGTGCTGCCTGCCATGTCGTGATCGTGGGCGCTGAGACGGCAGAAAACCGATCACAGCTTGAGTGGGCAATCGATGTTCTTGAGTCTGCTGGCCACCACGCTGAAGGAGCAATACGCGCTGGTGAAGTGGAAGAAACGTTGCGCGCTTACAAGCAAGAGCACGGCATCGATTTGTTGGTCATGGGTGCCTATGGCCATTCGCGTATTCGTCACTTGCTGGTTGGCAGCACGACGACCGCCATGTTACGCAATGCCCATTTGCCGGTGCTAATTCTGCGCTGA
- a CDS encoding TraR/DksA family transcriptional regulator translates to MNHPEVDIAAIRQKLLALEVSLRKESIESASSRETVVLDQTSVGRLSRMDALQGQAMAKAEEQRRQMSLKRISGALQRIEQQNFGECIECGEWIGAKRLTWDPLVLKCIECAE, encoded by the coding sequence ATGAATCACCCTGAGGTAGACATCGCCGCGATACGCCAAAAGCTGTTGGCGCTAGAGGTTTCTTTGCGAAAAGAAAGCATTGAAAGCGCGTCTTCAAGAGAGACGGTGGTGCTTGACCAAACGTCGGTGGGGCGTCTGTCACGTATGGATGCGCTGCAGGGCCAAGCAATGGCAAAGGCAGAAGAGCAGCGCCGCCAAATGTCGCTTAAGCGTATTAGCGGCGCCTTGCAGCGTATTGAACAGCAGAACTTTGGCGAATGCATTGAGTGTGGCGAATGGATTGGTGCCAAACGCCTCACCTGGGACCCGTTAGTGCTGAAATGTATCGAGTGTGCTGAGTGA
- a CDS encoding 2-isopropylmalate synthase, with protein sequence MSAFNHRKYRPAPRVPAFNRQWPDRDLTQAPIWLSEDLRDGNQALLEPMTVEQKQRFWHQIIKVGIKEVMVGFPSASQPDYDFVRWLIEEDQIPDDVTIAVLVQCREHLIEKTFASLVGVKRAIIHLYNSTSTIQRERVFEMDRDGITDIAVQGATWVKTYAAQHPDADWRFQYSPESFSSTEIDFSLAICEAVMDVWQPTPDNKCILNLPTTVEVAGPHHHADQIEYFCQHISRRDSVIISVHTHNDRGGAVASAELALLAGADRVEGTLLGNGERTGNMDIVTLAMNLYSQGIDPKLDLSNPDEIVQVVHECTGITMHPRHPWVGEMVYTAFSGSHQDAIRKSLKHQKPDEPWQVAYLPIDPHDIGRDYQAVIRVNSQSGKGGMAFLLERDYGINLPRWMMLALAPYVQQESERRNGELSSEIIRQVMFDNFTQNAPLALADYRLSKGQYEGIEITLWQGSETLRLSGTGNGAMSSFTDAWKKHSGSNVAIIDYSEHSLGGDSEANAIAFVQLNIDGQRLCAVAEDSDTVSASLKALLSGINMAQATKQHQQEATAIEV encoded by the coding sequence ATGTCTGCTTTTAATCATCGCAAATACCGCCCTGCTCCGCGTGTTCCCGCATTCAACCGCCAATGGCCTGACCGCGACCTAACTCAAGCGCCCATTTGGCTAAGTGAAGACCTACGCGATGGCAATCAGGCGCTATTAGAGCCGATGACGGTGGAGCAAAAGCAGCGCTTTTGGCACCAAATTATTAAAGTAGGCATTAAAGAAGTGATGGTGGGCTTTCCCTCGGCTAGCCAACCAGACTACGACTTTGTCCGCTGGCTAATTGAAGAAGACCAAATTCCAGACGATGTCACTATTGCGGTACTCGTTCAGTGCCGTGAACACTTAATCGAGAAAACCTTTGCATCGCTGGTGGGCGTCAAGCGCGCCATTATTCACCTTTATAACTCCACCTCTACCATCCAGCGCGAGCGGGTGTTTGAGATGGACCGTGACGGCATTACCGATATTGCTGTGCAAGGCGCTACCTGGGTGAAGACCTATGCTGCCCAGCACCCAGATGCTGATTGGCGTTTCCAATATTCACCGGAAAGCTTTTCTAGCACTGAAATCGATTTTTCACTGGCCATCTGCGAGGCCGTGATGGATGTTTGGCAGCCAACACCAGACAACAAATGCATCCTCAACTTGCCCACCACGGTAGAAGTTGCGGGGCCGCACCATCATGCTGACCAGATTGAATACTTTTGCCAGCACATTAGCCGTCGCGACAGCGTGATTATATCGGTACACACCCACAACGACCGCGGTGGCGCCGTTGCTTCAGCGGAGTTGGCATTGTTAGCGGGAGCCGACCGTGTCGAAGGCACGCTACTGGGTAACGGCGAGCGTACCGGCAATATGGATATTGTTACCCTGGCGATGAACCTATACAGCCAGGGTATTGATCCGAAGCTGGATCTTTCCAACCCGGACGAGATCGTTCAGGTGGTGCATGAGTGTACCGGTATCACTATGCACCCGCGCCACCCCTGGGTCGGCGAGATGGTGTATACCGCGTTTTCTGGCAGCCACCAGGATGCTATTCGTAAATCACTCAAGCATCAAAAGCCCGACGAGCCGTGGCAAGTGGCCTACTTACCCATTGACCCACATGATATTGGCCGCGACTACCAAGCCGTTATCCGGGTGAATAGCCAGTCTGGCAAAGGCGGCATGGCCTTTTTGTTGGAGCGAGACTACGGCATTAATTTACCGCGTTGGATGATGCTGGCACTTGCTCCTTACGTACAACAAGAGAGCGAGCGCCGTAACGGCGAGCTTTCCAGTGAAATTATTCGCCAAGTAATGTTTGATAATTTCACTCAGAATGCGCCACTGGCATTGGCCGATTACCGGCTATCTAAAGGGCAGTACGAGGGAATAGAAATAACCCTTTGGCAAGGCTCTGAAACACTGCGCCTGTCAGGTACCGGCAACGGCGCCATGTCATCCTTCACTGATGCTTGGAAGAAGCATTCGGGCAGCAACGTCGCAATTATTGACTACAGCGAGCATTCACTTGGCGGTGACAGTGAAGCCAACGCGATTGCCTTTGTGCAGCTGAATATTGATGGGCAACGACTTTGTGCCGTGGCCGAAGATAGTGACACCGTTAGCGCATCGCTGAAGGCGCTGCTGTCAGGCATTAATATGGCGCAGGCCACCAAGCAGCATCAGCAGGAAGCCACTGCTATTGAGGTCTAA
- a CDS encoding Lrp/AsnC family transcriptional regulator gives MPVVPLELDRFDRHILNVLQQEGRISNQELAERIGLSPSPCLRRVRALEEHGLITQYRADVDARQLGYQLMVLLHISMDQHTPERFDNFERHIRKIPNVIECLIITGQAADFQLKILVRDMDDYQHLLLHVINRIEGVTGAHTSFVLRRVFEHRPVPTENA, from the coding sequence ATGCCAGTCGTGCCGCTTGAGCTTGATCGTTTTGATCGCCATATTCTGAATGTGTTACAGCAGGAGGGACGGATTAGTAATCAGGAGTTAGCCGAGCGTATAGGGCTTTCCCCATCCCCCTGCTTGCGCCGAGTGCGTGCGCTAGAAGAGCACGGGTTAATTACTCAATACCGGGCCGATGTTGATGCACGACAGTTAGGCTATCAACTGATGGTGCTGCTGCATATTTCCATGGATCAACATACCCCTGAGCGGTTTGATAACTTCGAACGCCATATTCGTAAAATTCCTAACGTGATTGAGTGTTTGATTATCACCGGCCAAGCGGCGGATTTTCAGCTCAAGATACTGGTACGTGATATGGACGACTATCAGCACCTTTTGCTGCACGTAATCAACCGTATTGAAGGGGTTACTGGCGCCCACACCAGCTTTGTTTTGCGGCGAGTTTTCGAGCATCGCCCTGTGCCCACGGAGAACGCTTGA
- a CDS encoding RidA family protein translates to MTIQRHDTKARMSRAVIHQGVAYLCGQVTGPEARHEGIKAQTESMLARVDALLKEIGSSREQLLSATIYLKDGNDFAAMNEVWDAWVPEGYAPARTCVCAPLPADELKVEITVTTAVSS, encoded by the coding sequence GTGACAATTCAGCGTCATGATACAAAAGCCCGTATGAGCCGTGCCGTTATTCATCAAGGCGTGGCCTATTTGTGTGGCCAGGTAACTGGCCCCGAGGCCCGCCATGAAGGCATTAAAGCGCAAACCGAAAGTATGCTGGCGCGGGTTGATGCGCTGTTAAAAGAGATTGGTTCTAGCCGCGAACAGTTATTGAGCGCGACGATTTATCTCAAAGACGGCAATGATTTTGCCGCCATGAATGAAGTGTGGGATGCGTGGGTACCTGAAGGCTATGCACCGGCACGCACCTGTGTATGCGCGCCGCTGCCTGCTGATGAGTTAAAAGTAGAAATTACGGTTACCACTGCCGTCAGCAGCTAA
- a CDS encoding MurR/RpiR family transcriptional regulator, with product MAHDLLDRLRERLEELNRSERKVANVILEDPAVATSLSIASLAQAASVSEPTVNRFCRNFGAKGYPDFKIKLAQSLAGGTPYVTRAVEPGDSASQYTQKIFGATIAALDEAQREVDMAAVERMVDYLTQAKQIHFFGLGASGAVAQDAQHKFFRFNLPVMAYVDVLMQRMVAAACHTGDVVVIISYTGRTRELVDIARVAREAGAVVLGITAPNSPLSLECTATLEVATPEDTDHYMPMTSRMIQLTLIDALATGVTLRRGEDFLPHLKKIKDSLRDTRFPVEKAGK from the coding sequence ATGGCGCATGACCTGCTTGACCGCTTACGCGAACGCTTAGAAGAACTAAACCGCTCAGAACGCAAAGTTGCCAATGTCATCCTGGAGGATCCAGCGGTAGCCACCAGTCTGAGCATTGCAAGTCTTGCTCAAGCGGCCAGCGTCAGTGAGCCTACGGTCAATCGGTTCTGCCGTAACTTCGGTGCCAAAGGCTACCCGGATTTTAAAATCAAACTTGCTCAAAGCTTGGCGGGCGGCACGCCCTATGTCACGCGGGCTGTCGAGCCGGGCGATAGCGCTTCGCAATACACCCAGAAAATCTTTGGCGCGACGATTGCCGCCTTAGATGAAGCACAGCGGGAAGTTGATATGGCCGCTGTGGAGCGCATGGTTGATTATCTCACCCAGGCGAAACAGATCCATTTCTTTGGCTTAGGCGCCTCAGGTGCCGTCGCCCAGGACGCCCAGCACAAGTTTTTCCGTTTCAACTTGCCCGTCATGGCCTATGTGGATGTGCTGATGCAGCGTATGGTGGCCGCCGCCTGTCATACGGGAGATGTGGTGGTGATTATCTCGTACACAGGCCGCACCAGAGAATTGGTCGATATCGCACGCGTTGCTCGCGAAGCAGGCGCCGTGGTGTTGGGTATTACCGCTCCGAATTCCCCGCTTTCGTTGGAATGTACCGCGACTCTCGAAGTGGCCACCCCCGAGGACACCGACCACTATATGCCCATGACCTCGCGGATGATTCAATTAACGCTGATTGATGCCCTAGCCACTGGGGTTACCCTGAGGCGCGGCGAAGACTTCTTACCGCACCTAAAGAAAATCAAAGATAGCCTGCGCGATACCCGCTTTCCCGTGGAAAAGGCAGGTAAGTAA
- a CDS encoding EAL domain-containing response regulator has protein sequence MSLTHKHLLVVDDNSINVELLLDLLDDHGFENAHGLSDPRQVLAHCKQTLPDLILLDIRMPYMDGYAVINQLQTQFGHHTPPIIILTAQIDDETRHRSLSMGVRDFVTKPFKHDEVLQRIRNTLSVEHRYQVRNQQADTLERMVAKRTKELDRQSRTDPITQLANRRALTQMLREAALRGTGTGLLFIALDHLDDVIKLHGYGVADKLMVHISRQLSAKLSQQCQIGLWGGSEILVITAHADLEALRHSAAQLLSCFDQDQALGDLLLPLNARIGISWANAHFEIERLVHMAALALPQNGTLRVQCYNETLEAQQRQRLNLQQAIRGATERGEMSLAFQPKVSLATQRVIGAEALLRWHHPELGHISPGDFIPLAEASGDILSIGEWVLEKAMQHIVEWRLKGLLDDHFHIAVNVAARQLARKDFAQTLLSKLAEYEIPARFFALEVTESGLLSDMHNARTQLAQLAEVNIAVAIDDFGTGHSSLAYVKTLPFSTLKIDRAFVMDLEHDAVDRHLALTITQLAHAVGCDVVAEGIETLAQADYLRSIGCEAAQGYYYARPLTADAFFTWCNEWAPNAQKNIAMESVDGA, from the coding sequence ATGAGCCTGACCCATAAACACCTCCTCGTGGTGGATGACAACAGCATCAACGTAGAGCTGTTATTAGACCTGCTGGACGACCATGGCTTTGAAAATGCGCATGGCCTAAGCGACCCGCGCCAAGTACTGGCGCATTGCAAGCAAACGTTGCCAGACCTGATACTGCTTGATATTCGCATGCCTTACATGGATGGGTACGCGGTTATCAACCAGTTGCAAACACAGTTTGGTCATCACACCCCACCGATCATCATACTCACCGCACAGATTGATGATGAAACACGTCACCGTTCGCTTAGCATGGGCGTACGTGACTTCGTCACGAAACCGTTCAAACATGATGAGGTGTTACAGCGCATCCGTAATACGTTAAGCGTTGAGCACCGCTACCAAGTCCGCAATCAACAGGCAGACACGCTCGAGCGCATGGTGGCAAAGCGCACCAAAGAGTTAGATCGCCAGTCTCGTACCGACCCCATCACCCAATTGGCGAATCGCCGCGCACTCACTCAAATGCTTCGTGAAGCAGCATTGCGAGGCACGGGAACAGGGCTTCTCTTCATTGCCCTGGATCACTTAGACGACGTCATTAAGCTGCATGGCTATGGCGTCGCTGATAAATTGATGGTTCATATCAGCCGTCAGCTTTCGGCTAAACTCAGTCAGCAATGCCAAATAGGTTTGTGGGGAGGTAGCGAGATACTGGTCATTACCGCTCACGCCGATCTCGAAGCGTTACGGCACTCCGCTGCGCAGCTATTGAGTTGTTTCGATCAAGACCAGGCACTGGGTGACCTGCTACTGCCCCTGAATGCGCGTATTGGCATTAGCTGGGCGAATGCCCATTTCGAAATTGAACGCCTTGTGCATATGGCTGCCTTGGCGTTGCCGCAAAACGGCACGCTGCGCGTTCAATGCTACAACGAAACCTTAGAAGCGCAACAACGCCAACGACTGAACCTTCAGCAAGCTATCCGCGGCGCGACCGAGCGCGGAGAGATGTCCCTGGCATTTCAACCTAAAGTGTCTCTGGCAACACAGCGTGTCATCGGGGCTGAAGCTCTTTTACGCTGGCACCATCCTGAATTAGGCCATATTTCCCCTGGGGACTTTATTCCCCTCGCAGAAGCAAGTGGTGATATCCTCTCTATTGGTGAGTGGGTGCTTGAAAAAGCAATGCAGCATATTGTCGAATGGCGACTAAAAGGCTTGTTGGATGATCACTTCCACATTGCGGTAAACGTTGCAGCCCGCCAGTTGGCGCGCAAAGACTTTGCTCAAACGCTGCTTTCCAAGCTGGCTGAGTACGAGATCCCTGCACGTTTTTTCGCGTTGGAAGTTACCGAGTCAGGCTTATTAAGCGATATGCACAACGCACGCACGCAACTGGCTCAACTTGCTGAGGTGAACATTGCCGTCGCGATTGACGATTTTGGCACTGGGCACTCTTCGCTTGCTTATGTTAAAACGCTGCCTTTCTCCACCCTGAAAATAGATCGTGCCTTCGTTATGGATCTAGAGCACGACGCGGTAGATCGTCATTTAGCTCTTACGATTACCCAGCTTGCCCATGCCGTTGGGTGCGACGTAGTGGCAGAAGGTATTGAAACACTTGCCCAGGCGGACTACTTACGTTCTATTGGCTGTGAAGCGGCGCAGGGGTATTACTATGCCCGTCCGCTAACCGCCGACGCTTTTTTTACGTGGTGCAACGAATGGGCACCCAACGCTCAAAAAAATATTGCCATGGAGTCTGTTGATGGCGCATGA
- a CDS encoding ATP-binding protein, producing the protein MQAADFPENEYQRLAALHALQVLDTPADKAFDRITQLACDLFDLPIALVSLVDAERQWFKSHQGLAASETCRDLSFCAHAVALNDILVIEDTLEDLRFADNPLVTGSPHIRFYAGQPLQLADDLPVGTLCLIDRQPRSFSQRDRAILKSLAGQVEELLRQHQIRRALAQTTRRYEALFNESATGIVRIDRSGSVLSINPFALTMLGYQQHEVVGNNVAMFTPETISAHHDSFLANFLAGSEPKVIGRGREVEALHKDGHLIPVHLAVNAIHNEQGDVAEFLGILTNLTEVYNATQRIHKEQSLLKVLHQGITDYQALMSVEQLWTFLMEALRELTDSDYALIGEVLPTDTTNALKIHAITDLSWSHESRHLMERLRSGDMTLTNPNSLLGRVFAHGDVIMTNDIYRHTKRGGFPPGHPRLDNYLGVPIFSGDSLIGMFAIANSKQPLNQTLLDWLQPFTDTCALLINLYRQMAEREQVTCDLATARDQAEQANKAKSEFLSSMSHELRTPLNAIIGFAQLLAKGRRDPLSEKQQRQVGQIEKSGQHLLSLINEVLDLAKIEAGYMTLSLEPMLIENVLDDACTTLEANIGAANITLTRDSLSPACMVMADYTRVKQILLNLLSNAIKYNRENGTIHVNIEPMGNELKVSVIDSGHGIAPERQQELFEPFNRLDAEHGPIEGTGIGLAITRELVERMKGQLGVDSQPSKGSTFWFTLPITEHLGEHEPPPLSSTIDTSGDSQRAFSLLYIEDNPANQRLMEDIIDDFSAVQLRVVASAELGLEIMRHSLPDLVLMDIHLPGMNGFQALDIMQNDPMLKQIDVIALSANAMERDLHYGLAAGFADYLTKPIDIDKLTASLNRFITIAPRTAP; encoded by the coding sequence ATGCAAGCCGCAGATTTTCCTGAGAATGAATACCAGCGCTTGGCGGCATTGCATGCTCTCCAGGTACTTGATACACCCGCTGATAAAGCGTTTGACCGAATCACTCAGCTTGCTTGCGACCTCTTTGACTTACCTATTGCGCTAGTTTCTCTCGTTGATGCTGAACGACAGTGGTTTAAATCCCACCAAGGACTGGCTGCCAGTGAAACCTGCCGAGACCTATCGTTTTGTGCCCACGCGGTGGCGCTTAACGACATTCTGGTCATCGAAGATACACTTGAAGATCTGCGCTTTGCGGACAACCCTCTGGTCACGGGGTCGCCGCACATTCGCTTTTATGCCGGGCAGCCACTTCAGCTGGCCGATGACCTGCCCGTGGGTACGCTGTGTTTAATTGATCGTCAGCCGCGCTCGTTTAGCCAGCGTGACCGAGCCATCCTAAAAAGCTTAGCGGGGCAAGTAGAAGAGCTGCTTCGCCAACATCAAATACGTAGAGCCTTGGCTCAAACCACGCGTCGCTACGAGGCACTGTTTAACGAAAGTGCCACTGGCATCGTTCGTATTGACCGCTCTGGTAGCGTGTTGAGCATCAACCCCTTTGCGCTAACAATGCTGGGCTACCAACAACATGAAGTGGTCGGTAACAATGTGGCGATGTTTACGCCTGAAACGATCAGTGCCCACCATGACAGCTTTCTTGCCAATTTTTTGGCGGGCAGCGAACCCAAGGTTATCGGCCGAGGCCGAGAAGTAGAGGCGCTCCATAAAGACGGTCATTTGATACCCGTCCACCTTGCTGTCAACGCCATCCATAATGAGCAAGGAGATGTTGCTGAGTTTTTGGGCATTTTGACCAATTTAACCGAGGTTTATAACGCCACCCAGCGAATTCATAAAGAGCAAAGCCTGCTTAAAGTGCTCCACCAAGGCATCACGGACTATCAGGCACTAATGTCGGTTGAGCAGCTGTGGACGTTTTTAATGGAAGCGCTGCGAGAGCTCACCGACAGTGATTACGCCCTTATTGGAGAAGTGCTGCCAACCGACACCACCAATGCACTCAAAATACACGCTATCACCGACCTCTCATGGAGCCATGAGTCCAGGCATCTGATGGAACGTCTACGCAGCGGTGATATGACGCTTACCAACCCTAATTCACTTTTAGGGCGCGTCTTTGCCCATGGCGATGTCATTATGACTAACGACATTTATCGCCATACTAAGCGTGGTGGTTTCCCACCAGGTCACCCACGTTTAGATAACTATTTAGGCGTGCCGATTTTCAGCGGTGACAGCCTTATTGGTATGTTTGCCATCGCGAACAGTAAACAGCCATTAAACCAGACCCTTTTAGACTGGCTTCAGCCTTTTACTGACACCTGTGCGCTGCTCATTAACCTCTATCGCCAAATGGCCGAGCGCGAACAAGTCACCTGCGATTTGGCAACCGCTCGGGATCAAGCAGAACAAGCCAACAAGGCGAAAAGTGAGTTTCTCTCTTCAATGAGCCACGAGTTGCGCACGCCGCTTAATGCGATTATCGGCTTTGCTCAGCTGCTGGCAAAAGGCCGACGTGATCCACTGAGTGAAAAGCAGCAGCGCCAGGTGGGGCAAATCGAGAAAAGCGGTCAACACCTGTTAAGCCTGATTAATGAAGTGCTGGATTTAGCAAAAATCGAAGCGGGCTACATGACGCTTTCATTAGAGCCTATGCTAATCGAAAACGTATTAGACGATGCCTGCACAACGCTGGAAGCCAACATTGGAGCGGCCAATATCACCCTAACGCGTGATTCATTATCGCCAGCCTGCATGGTGATGGCAGATTACACGCGGGTAAAACAAATACTGCTCAATTTGCTTTCTAATGCGATTAAATACAATCGAGAAAACGGCACAATCCACGTAAATATTGAGCCGATGGGTAACGAACTAAAAGTGAGCGTTATCGACTCTGGGCATGGCATTGCGCCAGAACGCCAGCAAGAGCTTTTTGAACCGTTTAACCGCTTGGATGCAGAGCACGGCCCGATCGAAGGAACAGGTATTGGCTTAGCCATTACGCGTGAACTGGTAGAACGAATGAAGGGGCAACTCGGTGTTGATAGCCAGCCGAGCAAAGGTTCTACCTTTTGGTTTACGCTACCCATTACCGAGCACCTTGGCGAGCACGAACCACCGCCGCTGAGCAGTACCATTGACACCTCCGGAGATTCTCAGCGCGCATTTAGTCTGCTTTATATTGAAGATAATCCTGCTAACCAGCGGCTTATGGAAGATATCATTGACGATTTTTCTGCTGTACAGCTGCGCGTCGTGGCGAGCGCAGAACTCGGCTTGGAAATCATGCGCCACTCGCTGCCTGATCTCGTCTTAATGGATATCCATCTACCCGGAATGAATGGCTTTCAAGCGCTCGACATTATGCAGAACGACCCAATGCTAAAGCAGATCGATGTCATTGCGCTGTCTGCCAATGCGATGGAACGTGACTTACATTATGGACTGGCGGCAGGGTTTGCGGACTATCTTACAAAACCTATTGATATCGATAAATTGACCGCATCACTTAATCGATTTATCACTATTGCACCAAGGACGGCGCCATGA